In a single window of the Sulfurimonas sp. hsl 1-7 genome:
- a CDS encoding OsmC family protein, translating into MKITVSHQDAMKFEAKTEKSSFIIDCPTISPIEYFLSGIITCSATDIVMIPKNQGKTVTDLVVDGEVERAEDHPRKFVKLHLTYNFNSDADDDTQAARWVMASVETYCSTINTIRDTTEISYSITHNGKLIRENEKMISGGGSKIDMGDIDACCS; encoded by the coding sequence ATGAAAATAACTGTATCACATCAAGATGCGATGAAGTTTGAAGCAAAGACTGAAAAGTCTAGCTTCATTATAGATTGTCCGACAATCTCACCAATTGAGTATTTTTTATCGGGAATTATTACATGTAGTGCGACGGATATCGTAATGATTCCGAAAAATCAAGGTAAAACTGTAACTGACTTGGTAGTTGACGGTGAAGTTGAACGTGCTGAGGATCATCCGAGAAAGTTCGTAAAACTGCATTTAACGTATAACTTTAACTCTGATGCAGATGACGATACTCAAGCTGCTCGCTGGGTAATGGCTTCGGTTGAGACATACTGTTCAACTATCAATACTATCCGTGATACAACTGAGATCTCTTACTCAATTACACACAATGGTAAACTTATCCGTGAAAATGAAAAAATGATTAGCGGTGGCGGTAGTAAGATAGATATGGGCGATATTGACGCTTGTTGTAGTTAA
- a CDS encoding transglycosylase SLT domain-containing protein: protein MLKKLFIPLITSATLLVAEQSYTDQLKQFQQYKQSQESAFEQYKAAQQKAFEDYKKELGVFWDDPKLSNKTQWISYTKDKKTRTDVDFKNETIKIETLASSEKEAKAKINVALAKAVTLDTKKAYELDPLQNRLEKIAKPKNVVGAKPDAKPILANIVFTKPPEKKDVVDYVDKNTKNIQVKTSKKQKKVYFVEVKLPKNTTYKRSRTYLNDVVKNSKRQDVSLALIFAIMHSESSFNPMARSHVPAYGLMQIVPRTAGIDAYNYLYKQKRLVSGSYLYNSQNNIELGSAYLHILYYQYLKHIKNPQSRLYCTIAAYNTGAGNVARAFVRSNSVPSAAKVINKLTPNEVYNRLLRDLKYDEPKHYLKRVTKRMKVYEEVYQGS from the coding sequence ATGTTAAAAAAACTATTTATTCCCCTTATCACTTCAGCAACACTTCTTGTTGCTGAGCAATCATATACAGACCAGTTAAAACAGTTTCAACAATACAAACAATCCCAAGAGAGTGCCTTTGAACAATACAAGGCTGCACAACAAAAAGCTTTTGAAGATTATAAAAAAGAGCTGGGTGTTTTTTGGGATGACCCAAAACTTTCAAATAAAACCCAATGGATAAGCTATACAAAAGACAAAAAAACACGTACAGATGTTGACTTTAAAAATGAAACTATTAAAATCGAAACCTTAGCATCTTCAGAAAAAGAGGCGAAAGCCAAGATTAACGTTGCCCTTGCAAAAGCTGTAACACTCGATACTAAAAAAGCATATGAGCTTGATCCTCTGCAAAACAGACTGGAAAAAATTGCTAAACCGAAGAACGTTGTAGGTGCAAAACCGGATGCAAAACCAATACTTGCAAACATCGTTTTTACAAAGCCTCCGGAGAAAAAAGATGTTGTAGATTATGTCGATAAAAATACAAAAAACATTCAAGTAAAAACTTCAAAAAAGCAAAAAAAAGTCTATTTTGTTGAAGTAAAACTTCCAAAAAACACAACATACAAACGCTCAAGAACATACCTGAATGATGTAGTGAAAAATTCCAAAAGACAAGATGTTTCACTTGCTTTAATATTCGCTATTATGCACTCAGAAAGCAGCTTTAACCCTATGGCACGTTCACACGTTCCTGCTTACGGATTGATGCAGATTGTACCAAGAACAGCCGGAATTGATGCATACAATTATCTCTATAAACAAAAAAGACTTGTATCGGGAAGTTATCTTTATAATTCACAAAACAATATTGAACTTGGAAGTGCCTACTTACACATCTTATACTATCAATATCTCAAACATATAAAAAATCCACAAAGCAGACTTTATTGTACTATTGCAGCATATAACACGGGAGCTGGAAATGTGGCACGTGCTTTTGTACGTTCAAACAGTGTACCTTCTGCTGCAAAAGTGATAAACAAGCTTACACCAAATGAGGTATATAATAGACTTCTCAGAGATCTAAAATATGATGAGCCGAAACATTATTTAAAAAGAGTTACAAAAAGAATGAAAGTTTATGAAGAGGTTTATCAGGGTAGCTAG
- a CDS encoding histidine triad nucleotide-binding protein, translating into MCIFCKIVNKEIPSNIELENDDFLAFHDINPKAPVHILAIPKLHVDSFNEVTPQMMSGMTAFIQEVAKKVGIDKSGYRVITNVGENGGQEVAHLHFHILGGSKLKWGHFSDSDPKNMI; encoded by the coding sequence ATGTGTATATTTTGTAAAATTGTAAATAAAGAAATCCCCTCAAATATTGAATTAGAAAATGATGATTTTTTAGCGTTTCACGACATCAATCCAAAGGCACCTGTTCATATTTTAGCTATTCCAAAACTTCATGTTGACAGTTTTAATGAAGTAACGCCACAGATGATGTCAGGAATGACTGCTTTTATCCAAGAGGTAGCTAAAAAAGTTGGAATTGATAAAAGTGGATACAGAGTAATTACTAATGTTGGCGAGAACGGTGGACAAGAGGTTGCACATCTCCATTTTCATATTTTAGGCGGATCAAAACTAAAATGGGGGCACTTTAGCGATTCAGATCCTAAAAATATGATCTAA
- the pheS gene encoding phenylalanine--tRNA ligase subunit alpha has product MKEWYDKINEAQNVESLEEIRIAVFGKKGVLAHEFAKMKSASNEEKAQIAKDLNTHKATLTNNLNAKKIELQTKELQEKMEAESIDVSLFSQKSSAGALHPVMQTMDRIVEYFASMNFAVKTGNMVEDDFHNFEALNLPKYHPARDMQDTFYFKDEMLLRTHTSPVQIRTMMSTKPPIRMIAPGAVFRRDYDLTHTPMFHQIEGLLVDEEGKVSFANLKFILEDFLKYMFGEVDVRFRPSFFPFTEPSAEVDISCVFCKGDGCRVCSHTGWLEVLGCGIVDPNVFEAVEYKDVSGYAFGLGVERFAMLIHQIGDLRSLFEGDIKLLEQFQ; this is encoded by the coding sequence TTGAAAGAGTGGTACGATAAGATAAACGAAGCACAGAATGTCGAGTCTCTTGAAGAGATCCGCATCGCTGTTTTTGGGAAAAAAGGTGTGTTGGCGCACGAGTTTGCAAAAATGAAATCGGCGTCTAATGAAGAAAAAGCACAGATAGCAAAAGATTTAAATACACACAAAGCAACACTTACAAATAATCTAAATGCGAAAAAAATAGAACTACAGACAAAAGAGCTACAAGAGAAGATGGAAGCAGAGTCTATCGATGTATCTCTTTTTAGTCAAAAAAGTTCAGCAGGTGCCTTGCATCCTGTTATGCAGACGATGGATAGAATTGTAGAGTATTTTGCTTCTATGAACTTTGCAGTAAAAACGGGAAATATGGTTGAAGATGACTTTCATAACTTTGAAGCATTAAACCTGCCAAAATACCACCCAGCTCGTGATATGCAAGATACTTTTTATTTTAAAGATGAGATGCTTCTTAGAACACATACATCTCCGGTTCAAATTAGAACTATGATGTCTACAAAACCGCCAATCCGTATGATCGCTCCGGGTGCGGTATTTAGACGTGACTATGACTTGACTCATACACCTATGTTCCATCAGATTGAGGGACTTTTAGTAGATGAAGAGGGGAAAGTTTCATTCGCAAACCTAAAATTCATTTTAGAAGACTTTTTAAAATATATGTTCGGCGAGGTAGATGTACGTTTCCGTCCATCATTCTTCCCGTTTACGGAACCTTCAGCTGAAGTTGATATCTCTTGTGTATTCTGTAAAGGTGACGGCTGTCGTGTATGTTCGCACACTGGATGGTTAGAAGTTCTTGGGTGTGGTATAGTTGATCCAAATGTATTTGAGGCGGTTGAGTACAAAGATGTAAGCGGATATGCATTTGGACTGGGTGTTGAGCGTTTTGCCATGCTTATACACCAAATTGGTGACCTACGTTCACTTTTTGAAGGCGATATAAAATTACTGGAGCAATTTCAATGA
- the pheT gene encoding phenylalanine--tRNA ligase subunit beta, which translates to MIVTRSWLNEWIDLDGISTEDIAKTFNSIGLEVDRVEEFRVPKKVVFGKVLECEKHPDADKLNICKVDLGTATRQIVCGAKNVRAGLDVVVATIGAELPGGLVIKPVKLRGVDSEGMICSPGEIGLHSFCDGIMELDESIGEFTLGEDVCENPYFNDDLIEIELTANRGDCLSIRGVARDLSAAFDRPLKEYNVTDNDDMRGIGRILSLVHDKDLDVNLRYKALDLDSLTLPFLVKMRLAQIEENRESDVESIMLYATHSTGVIMRAYSHEFFGTDDEKMAKVHLSEDDKGFACIKSDEGNVASTVGIIQMQESKVATANGMILIEASYIPPDIISKKMDENKVESGPMFYRTSRGSEPELEAGLSFCIDIIEKYSNSSTFGGTIELINSVKEKIITVSKQEIDEIIGAKIDKVVITKILKNLGFNTAKSTVDNFVISVPQYRHDISNKQDIIEEIVRMVGIDNIPAKPFVLTEDNRLEDNYFEYKKRTYFRHRAAQSGFFESVHFVFDEKKVLNSYGFETTQEELELLNPIVQTLDTLRPTLLTNLLKAASANKKNGYSSVRLFEVGSVFSPDRSETLKMAFLFSGAKEEESLLNSGRPAKVDFGTFVQKISDVIGDLELRKFETTHKLSHPYQCAEVFVEGKRVGELFKVHPEVENDYDLEDTYVCELDFTELSHGLKIAQKSSKYQASFRDLSLLVPNDVSYDKIKTVIDENATDELVRFYPVDKYSDDSLGDNSSLSLRFVLQSNEKTLEEEDITNAMESILAALKEQLGIGLR; encoded by the coding sequence ATGATAGTTACAAGATCTTGGTTAAACGAGTGGATAGATTTAGACGGTATTTCAACAGAAGATATCGCAAAAACATTTAACTCTATAGGTCTTGAAGTAGACAGAGTAGAAGAGTTCCGTGTTCCAAAAAAAGTTGTATTCGGTAAGGTACTTGAGTGTGAAAAACATCCTGATGCCGATAAGTTAAATATCTGTAAAGTAGATCTTGGAACGGCAACACGTCAGATCGTATGTGGTGCTAAAAACGTAAGAGCCGGTTTAGATGTAGTAGTTGCTACGATCGGTGCAGAGCTTCCTGGCGGTTTAGTAATCAAGCCTGTAAAACTTCGCGGTGTTGATTCTGAGGGGATGATTTGTTCACCGGGTGAGATAGGACTGCACAGTTTTTGTGACGGTATTATGGAACTTGATGAGAGTATCGGTGAGTTTACTCTTGGTGAAGATGTATGTGAGAACCCATACTTTAATGATGACCTTATCGAGATCGAGCTTACTGCAAACAGAGGTGACTGTTTAAGTATTCGCGGTGTAGCACGTGATCTAAGTGCAGCGTTTGATCGTCCTTTAAAAGAGTACAACGTTACAGATAATGACGATATGCGTGGAATTGGAAGAATTTTATCTTTAGTACATGATAAAGATCTTGATGTAAATCTTCGCTATAAAGCTCTTGATTTAGACTCTTTAACTTTACCGTTTTTAGTAAAAATGAGACTTGCTCAGATTGAAGAAAACAGAGAGAGTGATGTAGAGTCTATTATGCTTTATGCTACACACTCAACAGGTGTAATTATGAGAGCATATTCTCACGAGTTTTTCGGAACTGATGATGAGAAGATGGCAAAAGTACATCTAAGCGAAGATGATAAAGGTTTTGCATGTATCAAGTCTGATGAAGGCAATGTCGCTTCAACAGTCGGTATTATCCAAATGCAAGAGTCTAAAGTAGCAACTGCTAACGGGATGATCCTTATTGAAGCTAGTTATATTCCACCAGATATTATCTCTAAAAAGATGGATGAAAACAAAGTTGAGTCTGGACCGATGTTTTACAGAACATCTCGCGGAAGTGAACCGGAATTAGAAGCTGGACTTTCATTTTGTATAGATATCATAGAGAAGTATTCTAACTCATCTACTTTTGGTGGAACAATTGAACTTATCAACTCTGTAAAAGAGAAGATTATCACTGTGTCAAAACAAGAGATCGATGAGATTATCGGTGCAAAAATAGATAAAGTTGTAATAACAAAGATCCTTAAAAATTTAGGTTTTAATACAGCAAAATCTACAGTAGATAATTTTGTTATCTCTGTACCGCAATATCGCCATGATATCTCAAACAAGCAAGATATCATCGAAGAGATTGTAAGAATGGTTGGGATTGATAATATCCCTGCAAAACCGTTTGTACTTACTGAAGATAATCGTTTAGAAGATAACTACTTCGAGTATAAAAAACGTACATATTTCAGACACCGTGCTGCACAAAGCGGATTTTTTGAGTCTGTACATTTCGTTTTTGATGAGAAAAAAGTACTTAACTCTTACGGTTTTGAGACGACACAAGAGGAGTTAGAACTTTTAAATCCTATTGTACAAACTTTAGATACGTTAAGACCGACATTGCTTACTAATTTACTTAAAGCTGCATCTGCTAATAAGAAAAACGGTTACAGCTCTGTAAGACTTTTTGAAGTTGGTTCTGTATTCTCACCTGATCGCAGTGAAACTCTGAAAATGGCATTCCTTTTCAGTGGTGCAAAAGAGGAGGAGTCTCTTCTAAACAGCGGTAGACCGGCAAAAGTTGATTTTGGAACTTTTGTACAGAAAATCTCTGACGTGATCGGCGATTTAGAACTTCGTAAATTTGAAACGACACATAAACTATCACACCCTTATCAGTGTGCAGAGGTTTTTGTAGAGGGCAAAAGAGTAGGGGAGCTTTTTAAAGTACATCCTGAAGTTGAGAACGATTATGACCTTGAAGATACTTATGTATGTGAATTAGATTTTACAGAACTTTCTCATGGACTAAAAATAGCTCAAAAAAGCTCTAAATATCAAGCTTCATTTAGAGATTTAAGTTTACTTGTTCCAAATGATGTTAGTTATGACAAAATTAAAACAGTTATAGACGAAAATGCAACAGATGAGTTAGTAAGATTTTACCCTGTAGATAAGTACAGTGATGACTCTTTAGGGGATAACAGCAGTTTAAGTTTACGTTTTGTACTTCAGTCTAATGAAAAAACACTTGAAGAAGAAGATATAACAAATGCTATGGAATCTATTCTAGCAGCATTAAAAGAGCAACTAGGAATAGGTCTGAGATGA
- the aroA gene encoding 3-phosphoshikimate 1-carboxyvinyltransferase: MSLVEVLPAESFSLNISEIAPDKSISHRSVMFAMLAEGVSVIENFLRAEDTLNSLEIVKNLGADVEDDGKTIKISSNGIQESFEVLDCGNSGTGMRLFCGLLSSAEGHFVLTGDKYLRRRPMKRVAEPLKSIGAKIDGRDNGNLAPLSIRGASLKAFNYESKIASAQVKSCMILAALRADGVCTYSEPELSRDHTERMLKGMGAGIEVDGLKTTIKPMEKLLSPLSIRVPADPSSAFFFAVAAAITEGSDVTLEGVTLNPTRIEAFKALEKMGANITYTMTDNKYEPIGDIRIEYAPLHAITVEDNISWLIDELPALSIAMACAEGESIVKNAEELRVKESDRISTVVEGLRACGIEVDEYEDGYKIKGAKLQYAKVDSDGDHRIAMSFIIAGLKCGMEVTDLDCINTSFPNFFEILQKITKVEFK; encoded by the coding sequence ATGAGTTTAGTTGAAGTTTTACCTGCAGAGTCATTTTCACTCAATATTTCGGAGATCGCTCCGGATAAATCTATTTCTCATAGAAGTGTAATGTTTGCAATGTTGGCAGAGGGTGTGAGTGTAATTGAAAACTTTTTACGAGCGGAAGATACACTTAATTCTTTAGAGATTGTAAAAAATCTTGGCGCCGATGTTGAAGATGACGGTAAAACGATTAAAATATCTTCAAACGGGATACAAGAGAGTTTTGAAGTACTGGATTGTGGAAATTCTGGAACCGGAATGCGCCTTTTTTGTGGACTTTTAAGTTCGGCGGAAGGACATTTTGTTTTAACAGGAGATAAATATCTTCGTCGCCGTCCGATGAAAAGAGTTGCCGAGCCGTTAAAAAGTATCGGTGCAAAAATAGACGGACGTGACAATGGTAATTTAGCACCGCTTTCAATTCGTGGAGCTTCACTTAAAGCCTTTAATTATGAGAGTAAAATCGCATCGGCTCAAGTAAAATCTTGTATGATTTTAGCGGCATTAAGAGCTGATGGTGTATGTACATATAGTGAACCTGAACTCTCTCGTGATCATACGGAGAGAATGTTAAAGGGAATGGGTGCCGGTATCGAAGTTGACGGCTTAAAAACTACGATTAAACCGATGGAAAAACTTCTTTCACCACTCTCTATCAGAGTGCCTGCTGATCCGTCAAGTGCATTTTTCTTTGCCGTTGCTGCTGCTATTACAGAGGGAAGTGATGTTACGTTAGAAGGTGTTACACTTAACCCTACACGTATCGAAGCGTTTAAAGCGTTAGAAAAGATGGGTGCAAATATCACTTATACAATGACTGACAATAAGTATGAGCCGATAGGTGATATTAGAATAGAGTATGCTCCTTTACATGCTATAACAGTTGAAGATAATATCTCATGGCTAATTGATGAGCTTCCAGCTCTAAGCATTGCTATGGCTTGTGCTGAGGGTGAGAGCATTGTTAAAAATGCTGAAGAGTTACGTGTAAAAGAATCAGATCGTATATCTACTGTTGTAGAGGGACTTCGTGCTTGCGGTATTGAAGTAGATGAGTATGAAGACGGTTATAAGATCAAAGGTGCAAAACTCCAATATGCAAAAGTTGACAGTGATGGTGATCACAGGATTGCTATGAGCTTTATTATTGCAGGACTTAAGTGTGGTATGGAAGTAACTGACCTTGATTGTATCAACACTTCATTTCCAAACTTTTTTGAGATACTTCAAAAAATTACAAAAGTAGAATTTAAATAA
- a CDS encoding 4-hydroxy-3-methylbut-2-enyl diphosphate reductase produces the protein MNIELAENYGFCFGVKRAIKIAEENQNAATYGPLIHNSKEIARLEKDFNVGLTDNYKIFKAGDKAIVRTHGIQKHELEDLEKKGVNVVDATCPYVTKPQEIAQEMSEKGYSVVIFGDDEHPEIKGVKSYATKGALVVTSPEELEGVKLHEKIALIAQTTRKVEDYMKVANYLIPRYKEVRVFNTICNATFENQDAVRKLSKKADVMLIIGGKNSSNTKQLFKISQENCQDSYHIEDEKDLDFSWFDNKNLCGISAGASTPDWIIQNVIDNIKSKNS, from the coding sequence ATGAATATTGAGTTAGCGGAAAATTACGGTTTTTGTTTTGGTGTAAAACGTGCGATTAAAATTGCAGAAGAGAATCAAAATGCAGCAACTTACGGACCGCTAATTCATAATTCAAAAGAGATTGCTCGTCTTGAAAAAGATTTTAACGTTGGTTTAACGGATAATTATAAAATTTTTAAAGCCGGTGATAAAGCGATAGTTCGTACGCACGGTATCCAAAAACATGAGTTAGAAGACTTAGAAAAAAAAGGTGTTAATGTTGTAGATGCAACATGCCCTTACGTAACAAAACCTCAAGAGATCGCACAAGAGATGAGTGAAAAAGGGTATAGTGTCGTGATCTTCGGAGATGATGAACACCCTGAGATCAAAGGTGTAAAATCGTACGCTACAAAAGGTGCATTAGTTGTTACATCACCCGAAGAGTTAGAAGGTGTAAAACTTCACGAAAAAATTGCCCTTATAGCACAAACAACAAGAAAAGTTGAAGACTATATGAAAGTTGCAAATTATCTGATTCCTCGTTACAAAGAGGTTAGAGTATTTAATACTATATGTAATGCAACTTTTGAAAATCAAGATGCCGTGAGAAAACTTTCTAAAAAAGCTGATGTTATGCTAATTATCGGCGGGAAAAATTCATCAAATACAAAACAGCTTTTTAAAATTTCACAAGAAAACTGTCAGGATTCGTATCATATAGAGGATGAAAAAGACTTGGATTTTTCTTGGTTTGATAATAAAAACTTATGTGGTATATCTGCCGGTGCATCTACTCCAGATTGGATTATACAAAACGTCATCGACAATATAAAATCAAAAAATTCATAA
- a CDS encoding 30S ribosomal protein S1, producing the protein MAFDNESFEEEESFAELFAASERQQETSRIVEGEIVEIQADDNRALVGVGDKLEGIISLDEIRDTDGELKFGTGDKIKVMITGYYNERPKISYKKVLEQEKTIEFIDAHKDDFEDLVVEGVITKKNRGGYVVEANDVSFFMPRSLAAFKDTDDVVGKKIKAQVVKVDAEDNSIVLSRRKLFNEERKKKKEIIDKIMADDVIVDGVIKKITSYGMFVDVGGVDGLVHYNEISYKGPVNPAKLYKEGDVVTVKAIAYDKDKRHLSLSIKAVQPDPWAEVESELDEGDTITVTVSNIENYGVFVDLGNDIEGFLHISEITWDKNVKNPADYLEVGQEIDVEVIEINPKTHKLRVSLKRLLPKPFDEFMKNYREGDVVTGTVTSLTDFGAFVRINGVEGLLHNQDISWDKNTKAKDVLKSGDEVEVKIAKINEDDQKISLNRKTLLESPIDKFATTNKVNSVVNGTIRDIKDFGVFVSLGDGVDALIRDEDLAPLNKEELEIGQEIEAAVANIDTRRDRIRLSVKKLDYIKNQEMLEEINDNESHSLGDLIKDQIK; encoded by the coding sequence ATGGCGTTCGATAACGAATCATTCGAAGAAGAAGAAAGTTTTGCAGAATTATTTGCTGCAAGTGAAAGACAACAAGAAACAAGTCGCATCGTAGAGGGTGAAATAGTTGAGATCCAAGCTGATGATAACAGAGCATTAGTTGGTGTTGGTGACAAGTTAGAAGGTATTATAAGCCTTGATGAAATTCGTGATACTGATGGTGAATTAAAATTCGGTACTGGCGATAAAATTAAAGTGATGATTACAGGATACTACAATGAGCGTCCTAAAATCTCTTATAAAAAAGTACTTGAGCAAGAGAAAACTATTGAATTTATCGATGCACACAAAGATGACTTTGAAGATTTAGTTGTTGAGGGTGTAATTACTAAGAAAAATCGTGGTGGTTATGTAGTAGAAGCTAACGATGTTTCATTCTTTATGCCACGTTCATTAGCTGCATTTAAAGACACTGATGATGTAGTTGGTAAAAAAATTAAAGCACAAGTTGTAAAAGTTGACGCAGAAGATAACTCAATCGTACTTTCTCGTCGTAAACTTTTCAATGAAGAGCGTAAAAAGAAAAAAGAGATCATCGACAAAATCATGGCTGACGACGTAATTGTTGACGGTGTTATCAAGAAAATCACAAGCTACGGTATGTTCGTAGATGTTGGTGGTGTTGACGGTCTAGTACACTACAACGAGATCTCTTATAAAGGTCCAGTTAATCCTGCTAAACTTTATAAAGAGGGTGATGTTGTAACTGTTAAAGCTATCGCTTACGATAAAGACAAACGTCATCTTTCACTTTCAATCAAAGCAGTTCAACCAGATCCATGGGCTGAAGTTGAGTCTGAATTAGATGAAGGTGATACAATCACTGTAACTGTTTCTAATATTGAAAACTACGGTGTATTCGTTGACCTTGGAAACGATATTGAAGGTTTCTTACATATTTCAGAAATCACTTGGGACAAAAACGTTAAAAACCCGGCTGATTACTTAGAAGTTGGTCAAGAGATCGATGTTGAAGTTATCGAGATTAACCCTAAAACTCATAAACTTCGTGTATCACTAAAAAGACTTCTTCCAAAACCATTTGATGAGTTTATGAAAAACTACCGTGAAGGTGATGTTGTAACTGGTACTGTTACATCATTAACTGATTTCGGTGCATTCGTTCGTATCAACGGTGTTGAAGGTTTACTTCACAATCAAGATATCTCTTGGGATAAAAACACTAAAGCGAAAGATGTTCTAAAATCTGGCGATGAAGTAGAAGTTAAAATTGCTAAAATCAATGAAGATGACCAAAAAATCTCTTTAAATAGAAAAACACTTTTAGAGTCTCCTATCGATAAGTTTGCTACAACTAATAAAGTAAACTCTGTTGTAAACGGTACTATCCGTGATATTAAAGATTTCGGTGTATTCGTATCTTTAGGTGACGGTGTAGATGCACTTATCCGTGATGAAGATTTAGCTCCTTTAAATAAAGAAGAGTTAGAAATTGGTCAAGAGATTGAAGCAGCAGTTGCAAATATTGATACTCGTCGTGACCGTATCCGTTTATCTGTTAAAAAATTAGACTACATTAAAAATCAAGAAATGTTAGAGGAGATCAATGATAATGAATCTCACTCACTTGGTGACTTGATAAAAGATCAAATTAAATAA
- the serA gene encoding phosphoglycerate dehydrogenase encodes MQKYTIVVCDHIHTAGLEMLQNDENINFIMAADEPKDKLVKEIIPQADVAITRSSTDVDAFFLENAKNMKALVRAGVGVDNVDIPGCSKQGIIVMNVPTANTIAAVELTMAHMLSCMRMFPYSHDHLKNQRIWKREKWYGYELKGKKLGVIGFGNIGSRVAKRAKAFEMDIVAYDPYIHPSKVTDLDMKYTKNFEDILACDVITIHTPKNKETIGIIGAEEIAKMKDGVVLVNCARGDLYNEDALYDGLKSGKIRFAGIDVFGKEPATDNKLLDLDNIVVSPHLGANTYESQYNIGTQAAENAIAAAKGISYPNALNLPIDESKIPSFVKPFLEMGQKIGFLASQINKSQIVSIKVTGNGEIGEYVDSLSTFVTVGAMSQSSDKINYVNADFIAKEKGIKIEAENLGDSNVYKNLITAKLTTAEGTTTISATIFDDGVQRMVAIDGFEIEVALKGHMVLFKNSDVPGVIGNVGMTLAKNNVNISDFSLARNANKEALAVILVDDAVNETTLKELASLDACLNVSYASI; translated from the coding sequence ATGCAAAAATATACAATTGTAGTTTGTGACCATATCCATACAGCTGGTTTGGAGATGCTTCAAAACGATGAAAATATTAATTTTATTATGGCGGCTGATGAGCCGAAAGATAAACTTGTAAAAGAGATTATTCCACAAGCTGATGTTGCAATTACAAGAAGTTCTACAGATGTTGATGCATTCTTTTTAGAGAATGCAAAAAATATGAAAGCTCTTGTTCGTGCAGGTGTTGGTGTTGATAATGTTGATATTCCTGGATGTTCTAAACAAGGTATTATTGTAATGAACGTACCTACTGCAAACACAATTGCTGCAGTTGAGTTAACTATGGCTCATATGCTTTCTTGTATGAGAATGTTCCCATACTCTCATGATCACCTTAAAAACCAACGTATCTGGAAACGTGAAAAATGGTACGGGTATGAGCTTAAGGGTAAAAAACTTGGTGTAATCGGTTTTGGTAACATCGGTAGCCGTGTTGCAAAACGTGCAAAAGCTTTTGAAATGGATATTGTTGCATACGATCCGTACATCCACCCATCTAAAGTAACTGACCTTGATATGAAATATACTAAAAACTTTGAAGATATTTTAGCGTGTGACGTAATTACAATCCACACACCTAAAAACAAAGAGACTATCGGTATCATCGGTGCAGAAGAGATCGCTAAAATGAAAGACGGTGTAGTTTTAGTTAACTGTGCTCGTGGTGATCTTTATAACGAAGATGCATTATATGACGGACTGAAATCTGGAAAAATCCGTTTTGCTGGTATTGATGTATTTGGTAAAGAACCGGCAACTGATAACAAATTACTTGATTTAGATAATATTGTTGTTTCTCCACACTTAGGTGCAAATACATATGAGTCTCAGTACAATATCGGTACGCAAGCTGCTGAGAATGCTATTGCAGCTGCTAAAGGGATCTCTTATCCAAATGCACTTAACTTACCGATCGATGAGTCTAAAATACCATCATTTGTAAAACCATTCTTAGAGATGGGACAAAAAATCGGTTTCTTAGCATCTCAGATTAACAAATCTCAAATCGTATCTATCAAAGTTACTGGTAACGGTGAGATTGGTGAGTATGTAGATTCATTATCTACTTTCGTTACGGTTGGTGCTATGAGCCAAAGTTCTGACAAAATTAACTATGTAAATGCTGACTTTATTGCAAAAGAAAAAGGTATTAAGATAGAAGCTGAGAACTTAGGTGACTCTAACGTATATAAAAACCTTATCACTGCTAAATTAACAACTGCAGAGGGTACAACTACTATTAGTGCAACTATCTTTGATGACGGTGTTCAACGTATGGTAGCTATTGACGGTTTTGAGATCGAAGTAGCTCTAAAAGGTCATATGGTACTGTTTAAAAACTCTGATGTTCCTGGTGTTATCGGTAACGTTGGTATGACTTTAGCAAAAAACAATGTAAATATTTCTGACTTCTCTCTTGCTCGTAACGCAAATAAAGAAGCTCTTGCTGTTATCTTAGTTGATGATGCAGTAAATGAAACTACATTAAAAGAGTTAGCTTCATTAGACGCTTGTCTAAATGTTAGTTACGCTAGCATCTAA